A window from Mya arenaria isolate MELC-2E11 chromosome 9, ASM2691426v1 encodes these proteins:
- the LOC128203426 gene encoding uncharacterized protein LOC128203426 produces MRSYRACREDTTVNNANLIRDLIQNRNQESRKLNMHQQQISKMECEKNSSKGVSTSGGWCQKASYENSGQHKTDLSLAKQLSIFLQDKVVSSFGDGPGRYKQILDSTGLLNGYDAYDGAPFCDTTSKGIVKYLDLTLPQYGIPVYDWIISLEVAEHIPKKFEDTYVDNIVRHAAEGIILSWAVPGQGGYSHVNNRPLKYVEELLFTHGFYRDIQNSSLLQSSSTLPWLKRNINVYRRLQLKNKPDLYAFA; encoded by the exons ATGCGATCATATCGTGCTTGTCGAGAGGATACCACTGTTAACAATGCAAACCTTATAAGGGATCTGATTCAAAACAGGAATCAAGAATCGCGAAAACTGAATATGCACCAGCAACAAATAAGCAAAATGGAATGTGAG AAAAATTCGTCAAAAGGTGTGAGTACTTCGGGAGGCTGGTGCCAGAAAGCAAGTTATGAAAACAGTGGCCAGCATAAGACAGACCTGTCACTCGCAAAACAATTGTCTATTTTTCTACAAG atAAAGTGGTTTCTAGCTTCGGTGATGGCCCTGGACGATACAAGCAAATCTTAGATTCCACTGGATTACTCAATGGATATGATGCTTATGATGGGGCTCCATTCTGTGACACTACTAGTAAAggcattgtaaaatatttggaTCTAACGCTACCGCAGTATGGAATCCCAGTATACGACTGGATTATAAGTTTAGAAGTGGCTGAACATATTCCTAAAAAATTTGAAGATACATATGTTGACAATATTGTACGACATGCAGCAGAAGGAATCATATTGAGTTGGGCTGTGCCTGGTCAAGGTGGATATTCACATGTAAATAATAGACCCCTAAAGTATGTAGAAGAACTTTTGTTTACTCATGGATTCTATCGTGACATACAAAACTCGAGTTTGCTTCAATCATCCTCTACGCTCCCCTGGTTGAAAAGAAACATAAACGTATACAGAAGACTccagttaaaaaataaacctgaTCTTTATGCGTTTGCTTGA